A genomic stretch from Candidatus Dormiibacterota bacterium includes:
- a CDS encoding dihydroneopterin aldolase produces the protein LVRDIVENRQYHLLEALAEAIAAVLLEQRHAQGVRVRVAKTPPVRGGFDRFAVVIERERPAG, from the coding sequence AGCTGGTCCGCGACATCGTCGAGAACCGCCAGTACCACCTCCTCGAGGCGCTGGCCGAGGCCATCGCCGCGGTGCTCCTCGAGCAGCGCCACGCCCAGGGGGTGCGGGTCCGGGTGGCGAAGACGCCGCCGGTGCGGGGCGGCTTCGACCGCTTCGCGGTGGTGATCGAGCGGGAGCGCCCCGCCGGGTGA
- the larC gene encoding nickel pincer cofactor biosynthesis protein LarC, with the protein MSGTCVHFDCTAGAGGDMLLAALLDAGCPIEPVRAAVRACGVDEVEIGVTETLRAGLRGLLLGVEVRGAPRHRGLGECLEAIATAGLPTRVEGWASTAVRRLGECEARLHGIAVERVELHELGAVDTLVDVVGVCTALHEMGATEVLCSPLPAAPGSVATEHGLLPLPAPATLALLAEARAPIRPGLPGVEQVTPTAAALLTTLARFASPAMRLRAVGHGAGTRDDPRRPNLVRCWVGDAEGREAGTLAGFDDACVELRTNLDDAAPAVVADLAARVLAAGALDAWVAAVTMKKGRPGHVLHALVPAGAEAAVAALLLVEGPTLGVRATPAPRMVAERDVLAFASPLGEVRVKRKLVGGRVVDARPELDDCLRLAAATGRPLHLVIDTVSAAARAEMIP; encoded by the coding sequence GTGAGCGGCACCTGCGTCCACTTCGACTGCACCGCCGGGGCCGGCGGCGACATGCTCCTCGCCGCCCTGCTCGACGCCGGCTGCCCGATCGAGCCGGTGCGTGCGGCGGTCCGCGCCTGCGGCGTCGACGAGGTCGAGATCGGCGTCACCGAGACCCTCCGCGCCGGGCTGCGCGGGCTGCTGCTCGGCGTCGAGGTCCGGGGCGCCCCGCGCCACCGCGGGCTCGGCGAGTGCCTCGAGGCGATCGCCACCGCCGGCCTCCCCACCCGGGTCGAGGGCTGGGCGTCGACCGCGGTGCGCCGGCTCGGCGAGTGCGAGGCGCGCCTCCACGGCATCGCGGTCGAGCGGGTCGAGCTCCACGAGCTGGGTGCGGTCGACACCCTCGTCGACGTCGTCGGAGTGTGCACCGCCCTCCACGAGATGGGCGCGACCGAGGTGCTCTGCTCGCCGCTCCCCGCCGCCCCCGGCAGCGTGGCCACCGAGCACGGCCTCCTCCCCCTCCCCGCCCCCGCCACCCTGGCGCTGCTCGCCGAGGCCCGGGCGCCGATCCGCCCCGGGCTGCCCGGGGTCGAGCAGGTGACCCCGACCGCGGCGGCGCTGCTCACCACCCTCGCCCGCTTCGCCAGCCCGGCGATGCGGCTGCGTGCGGTCGGCCACGGCGCGGGCACGCGCGACGACCCACGGCGGCCCAACCTGGTCCGCTGCTGGGTCGGGGACGCCGAGGGCCGCGAGGCGGGCACGCTCGCCGGCTTCGACGACGCCTGCGTCGAGCTGCGCACCAACCTCGACGACGCCGCGCCCGCGGTGGTCGCCGACCTGGCCGCGCGGGTGCTCGCCGCGGGGGCGCTCGACGCCTGGGTGGCGGCGGTGACGATGAAGAAGGGCCGCCCCGGCCACGTGCTCCACGCCCTGGTGCCGGCCGGCGCCGAGGCCGCCGTCGCCGCCCTGCTGCTGGTCGAGGGGCCCACCCTCGGGGTGCGGGCCACCCCGGCGCCGCGGATGGTCGCCGAGCGCGACGTGCTGGCGTTCGCGTCGCCGCTGGGCGAGGTGCGGGTGAAGCGCAAGCTGGTCGGGGGCCGGGTGGTCGACGCCCGTCCCG